The Rhipicephalus sanguineus isolate Rsan-2018 chromosome 4, BIME_Rsan_1.4, whole genome shotgun sequence DNA window ttggggtttctgaagacgctctcgaactttgcaagtcgcatttcttgcctaaagtcaatatttagcaattcagttaaataatcctaattaacaaattagttaattaccaaagaAAATattgtctgtagtgcacaagATGACTGTGAGTAATTTGCAATTAATTTCACTCgcatgcctctaatattgtattttttaaccacTGGCTAAAGACAGCTGGGGCACCCGGTATATTCACTCAAGCGTagtaccatattttctcgcatgTAACCCGccctcgcatataacccgcacccctaactttgaactccctgaaaaaaaaaaaaaatcctcgcgtataacccgcatgcTTAGCTTAAGAAAAACTGTTTTGGGAAGTCACAACTGCACAGTCACAATCTCGTTTACAAAGGAACTTTATTTCGAAGCGATCGCCGCAACGTTGACCTCTTCTCCCAGATCATGCGAAGCTGGTCACAGACGAGGCCACCATTCATCCACGCGTTATCTTCGGTTCGCACAACAATCCCTGGTGGCAGTGGAGTGCTGGGTAGCGTTTTGTGCTTGAAGATTACGTGTGGGCGCAGTTTGGTACCGTCCGCCAAAGTGCACAACATTACTGTGTAGCATAGTTTGGTGTTTCCGCCCGTCAGTACGCTTACAGATTTCAAGCCCTTTTTCTGCAGAGTGGTGTCCATGGGCATCtcgaagtacacgggcgtttAATCGGCATTTCCCACCTGAGAGAGCAAGTAGTTGTGCTCCTTCCGCAGCCCAATGACGTAACGTTGATAGCTCAACAGCTCATCCTCGTAGGCATTGGGAAGCCGCTGGCACATAGTCGTTCGCCACCGCATCGGAAATCCGTGCCTGGCCATGAATCGCTGGAGCCGTCCAAGGCTCGCACGAAACTCGCGTGAGATCTTCATCTCGCGGGCCAACCTCAGCGCTTCCATTTGTGCCATCTCCGTCGACACAGCGTGGCCGCGACTCCTCCGCTCCTCAATAAATTTGACAAGCTGCGTCTCAAGAAGGGGGTACGTACCAGTCTTCGGGCTGCGAAATGCTCGCTTCTCCTTGTGTGCACTTTCGAgagaggcctttttttttttcgccagtcgCGAATGCAGGACTCATCGACGTCGTGCCTCCTCGCAGCAGCTCTGTTGCCGATTTCTTCCGCAGCAGCTATAATATCGAGTTTTTCTTTCGCGGTGAAAGACTGCTGCCGAGACCCACTCATGGTGCCTCACCAGACAAGGCTGACCAACGGTGCAAACTGGCCACACCTGACTCGGAGACAGATGCTGTCAAATCGCTGTTGTGACGCTGTTGACCAAATCAAACAAAGCACGCAAAAAGTGAATAAACACGCTACAGAGGGGATCTGTCTATGGTCTGTGTTGGCTTTTATTGGCTTTGCACCAGACGATGCCGATGGGGATGCGGACTGCACGGCAGGCCATGCATTGCCGTGAAGCCGACCTCTGCTTCCGGATTATTCGCAGATAACCCGCACCCCCACTTTTCAGgcgatttttttcaatttttggtgcgggttatatgcgagaaagtACGGCTGTGTGTTCTAGCACCTCATGCAGTTGGCAGGAAGTCCCACTCTGGGCTGTGTGACTGCTACAATGAGCTCAGGTAATTGCAAGTACAGGCAAACTCCTCCTTAAGTGGCATTTGATTTAATGGACAACAGCGTACAAGAGACATCAGTGCGCCTACATCAAGCTAGGGGGTTGATAAAGATATCAGAACATGGTACCCCGCTTATAAGGGACACCTCATACAAGTGACAAGAACTGCTCTCCAGTGTGTGTCTCTTACAAAGGGGTTCAACTGCACGCTCCGAGAAACAACCAAACTCACCCGTTGCCACGGAGACGTTGAGGCTGCCGATGGGACTGTCTTCACTGACAGGGGCCACGCAGAGGACAGAGTCGCAGAGGGCAGACAGCTCTGGCTGTATCCCTAGGCCCTCATTACCTGAAATCATGGACGGCAGAATGAAAAGCATTAAAAGCTTATCAGTTACACTGAAACATTGGGTGAAgtacctgcatttttttttctgtagctgaAGCAAAGTTTTTTTTACAAGTTAGATGGACATAAGCCATGGTGACTACATCGGTGGCATTTCATGCCTTCAGACTAGCTGCCTAGCAATTCAGAATAACTGGCACGTTTATGTGCACAACTGACGCAGTctcgttaattaacttcttaatttTTGATCTAGGGTGGCTAACACAAGTCAGATGCCTGTAAATAAAACGATCCTGCTGGGCAAAAGAACGTTTATTAACCCCTTGATGGTTTTCgccatacatgtacggcagaagcttcctggtaccaaagggttttcgccgtacatgtacggcatagcgtttatttttaaaatgcgcgcctttttcgatcatttctcttgctttgcatgtgctgccacgcttcgggaatacgtggaatttttttcatgcaccgatgtctctccgttgttgcttttattatgcttcgcaaaacggcgcgccggctatcgcttgcgcaaacGAGcacgcccgcggagtggttggtttcaaacgcgcgccttcttcgatcatttcttttgcttggaatgtgctgccacgcttcgggaatacgtggaatttttttaatgcgccagtGTCTCTccgtctttgttttgttttttttttttttgctttccaaagcggtgCGGCGGAACTGAGTTGCACatcggaacgcgcgcacgcggtgcggctggtttcgatttcgtccttcgggtggttttcgcttcttgcgcccgcaaagctgatggttgtttggtttctaatctctcaaagggcgaccacttgttactctctcgtttattgcaccccggggcgcaattacatctgtttccgtgcggcgctaaattacacaaactacgccaccgtgattgcgtttcctgtttggggtctcggaaaagctAACTACGTGCAGTTGGCGATAAGGCGAAGGATTACTGCagatttttcactcgttttgctttccggacgggcgcacaataATATAGTTTTCTTGCGTGCGCTTACTGACGCAGTtcacttacgctatggaagcgcgcgccggttgctctgctgtcGGTGAgacgagcagcgattcttccgatgcggactattccccaagtgccgaatcagaatctgattaattggatttcagtttgtcagacgaggattttttgacgagtttagactccgatgacgatcacggagcaacatctgaaaagcgtgcgcggtgagccatgcttcaatgactaTCACACACTGAAAAGTTTTGTGTTAGAGCACAAACATTTTTAACCAGAAAAgcactctggtgcgcttatttttgtatgtctgtgagctacgtttaatacaatgcataatttttatttataaaaaactgttaagcttttttttttcaggattttgcttgattttactacgaataaaccatgagtatgtaacaacaaaaatgacttttttttcattttacggtcacgaaaaataATCTtaggcaatttttttcttaaataaaatcgtctgaagaatttatttcagcaataaaaaaattacacatttttggactggatttcgcgaaaaaattcgaccctcaaagggttaacaacGCTCTTCTGAGAGCTATGTGGACAAAAGTTTTACATCCAGAAGCCCTCCGAGTATGAAACTTGAAACTTATTTCCATGTTAGTTTCACTTTTAGCGAGCATTCAAATTTGTAATATCTGCTTGCGCAACTCTTACGGGAGGCTTTTTTAAGAAAAATTTGCTCACTAAACATTTTAAGGATGAACTCCAGACTATGCATCTGCTTTAGCCAGCTAAGATTAATACGTAAAAAAATATAATTAGCCAAacttcattaattacacacaaaaCTGTGCAAATTACTCTTTATTGACAGGCTGGCAATCTGAAGACTCAAACCAACAATATTTTTACCATAATTCATACCGGTatcacacggtgcactgctgatcgcgattacgTCAGATCAGGATCAACTTTATCAACAGCAACTGGctgccttctgcagcttgcgtaaggGAGCCAATCACGATTAAGAAATTCGGATCAGGCCCTATCGCGATCACCAGTGATCATGTGACCCCGGTATTACATCAGGCTATGCTACTTGGAATGACTTCAACTCGCAAGAGAATTGTACACAGCATAGCACAGCACGGAAGCGACTTCAATACAGTATAAcgtcattacaacagaccttcatagtgaagaggattttggtctgttgtaaagggagtatgtaaaatcgaagtactgttacaacagactttcatgtaaacactaaatgggtctgttataaccggagataATTACGAGTCACAAGCATGGTCTTAATTTTAACGGGGGACCCAACAAAAATtcgatttttggaaaatcacattttcagtttctgtagcccattttctgattccaaaatatcttcaaagAAAAATACGTAGAAATGCTAAATTCTTTTTTCTGCGTCTGccaacttggcgaaaattgcggaaatagcaaaaaaagaagaaaaaacagcgtttttcaaaattataccTCAGCAACGTcgcaaccgggcgccaccattttgcgctcgtcgtaaagagcatttctccatgTTCAAGTTCTCCgcttcagctggctcctccattcagtaacaagcgtacaaaaagcacatgtttagGCTGCTTCTGCAGTGATGCTCTCTTCGGGATTGTCGTCTGCTGTTTGTGCGTCGccaggtcgtggctgtcgaaattgcgctacttagtgacgcgtttgcactcgttctgtgttcacgggtcgacgataatttagaacgctttagttgggcagctgcaagcagaagctcaatcatcagattacgatagcgcgccgcactcgtcgcgaacatcgcagacgtgcgactaatagcgttgactcgtcggacccgctgttcgaggttcttcttattAGCACTTCGGAGCTGATGACGAAGACCATCGCGGAAGAACTCTTTGTAcccgcaatcgagcatgacgtactttgaaacatcaggcaccgcggccacgcacattgcAACccagctttctactcgatgtcgtggctaggccgaactccgttcacggtgccgatgtacgagacaaatccgaactttgcgggcaagaatatcgcgctagcggacatgcgaaagcgaagaagccgcaacgtccttcgtcgcaagcaacacatcgcccgctggctcctcagaaccgtgAATGGGCATCTTGCGCATTGGCAGCGGActccccggccaagctcgccgcgcagcgaccgcgcggagaagcggtggcagcagctcgcaatttcgcgtgtcagcgtcccaaaacacAACACCAAGCACACTGCacgccgattttttgtcgctacagctaggcatagctgctgatcattgacagaccggagatcggccgCCTtcattcttaaatcggtacgtcgatatccgcggcgcgctgttcccgtcccaaaagtatgctaagcgatgtttgaagtcggtatgtccgtggtagaaaagtccgctctaaaggtgtcctgaccaccttgctggcctgaaattttagtcaattatatccgaatgtccgttgtaccagaatccgttgtaaacgaagctcaatcaatggaacaaatacggaggtcggcataacgccgcaaattggtatgtgatatccgaatgtctgttgtaaacaaatccgttgtaacgaggttatactgtaatgCCGTTTTAATTCTTTCTGCACAAACTAATAAAGTGCTCAATTTTAAAGGGGCAATGCACCATTTCTTGAACATTACGAGCTTCATGCATACTTTATTCGATAACTCTGCCTGAAAACTTCATGAGGCAACCAATCAGTAAGGCCAATCTATAAAAACATAAAATGTGTTAACAGATCTTGTTAAAAAGGCATTACCTCTACCAAGTCGCCTAAGCAAATACTTACCAACAATCAGCAACAGAGGCTTGTCAGGTGGCGGCAGGTCCCACGTGAGCTTGACGCTTTCACTGTGCGACGCATGCCTTTTGGAGTCATAAAAACTAGACGTTCCCATAATCCACCAGCCCCTCGCCTTCAGTTCCTACACCAAGTCCACAAGTGAACACTGTCAGACAAGGATACAGCTTCAATACAGCTCCACTTCTACAGGCAGAACTACATTTTTCGCATTAAAAGCGCTCTCTCTTGCAAACATGGTAAAAGCTTCTGTTGTAGCAGGAAAGGGCCTCAGGAATGCAGGAAAGTacaagacagaaaaagaatttTGTTATTTTAACTTTTTCTACTCTGAAAAAGCTGGGGCACATTATTGCACAACCAGTCCTAAGCCACCAATATCGAAACAATTTTAGTGTTTGTACGTAGATATTGGCACTTCTTTCTTGGCCCCGAATACTGAAATTTGGAAATTTGGCACACACATTTGCATGCACACACTAAAATTCAATATTAATGAGAGAAATCCAAATTTTCAACAAGGCATTTCCATTAGTTTTCATTTTATAAGAATTTGCAAGTTTCTTGTTCATGGAAGCTTGGCACAGCAATGGAACACCCAAGGGGACTAGTACTACTACTATAAAAAATTTGCTCACATTTGTGCGTCAAGACAACGTTgcatttccctttcttttttttttttttactctcttctACACTAGCATAGCCAAtagtagtacacaggacacaCAGTATAGGTTCCGGCAAAATATGGTGATGTTGACAATGATGATGCCATCATCAGCAGGAGAGTAACTAACGCCAACTAGCAGCAGCTTGCATAAGTGAACCAACAGGCGGCATAGCCCTTGAGTTCCGATACTGCACAACAGACCAATCATGGAAGCCATGCGTGTAGGTACACGTGTGCAACAGCTTTCTTTCCACATTTCCATGCTCCAACACGTAAGTATGAATACGAGGGCAACCCTCATACAAATGGATGTGATAGGTTGAAGACTTAGAACATCTGGAAGATGCAGGCATTTTAAGCATAACTTAATTTTACTTGACGCTTGCATGATCTGCAACTTCAGAGCTCTTGTATTATGCCTGTAGTGTTTTGCCGAGAACAAGAGGTGTACAGCCGACACTTTAGGCGCACAGCCTCTGAGTGTGTTTATTTTTCAGTTTCCCTCCACGGGCCAAGCCCGCATCCTGCCGGCAGCTTAAGTTTACCTTGCGTATCAGAAGTAATCATAAAGCACAATGTTTCTATGAAGAAGAATGTGCTTTCAGATATGTACCACTGTCACACCCGGTACTAACCAAATGTTGTTGCGACCCTCCTTCTACAGTGCCAATGGGCGAAAGGCAAGCGCTAAATAAATATTCTTGCAATGCTAACAAGCATTAAGTGAAATAAATAGCTGGCTCGTGAGTCTACAGGCACAGACAACAGATGGGAAACATTTTAAAAAGCCAGTAGGAAAGCGAGCGCGTGCAGGCCTGTAAAATGTTACATGTTAGTTGTTACTCGATGGCACAGCAGCCCGTACTTCCTCACCGTCATGAATTGCTCCGGTGCGTTCAGAACGTACAGGTCCATCAATTCCAGTGCACCCGAGCTTGCCTTGCTCACCGTTGGCGACAGACGGCAACTGTAAAACGCAGGAAAGAACAGATGCTAGTGAATTTCGTGAATTACGCAGATGTTCCCTTGCAACCAACAAAGTGTCCGTTTCCGTCAAAGCCTCGACTTCATTGTACAGTAGAaacccgctgatacgtttttgaagggactgtaggaaataaacgtaagagacgggaaacgtaaaagcctaaaaacaggaaaaacggcaaaatatttagtggtacagaattttatttcaattcttacgagcagcacgaaaattggcgcgctcagccgcgatctagccgatggatagaaacgtggagcttaggacggccttatccacagaaatgttatccaacgtatgtgatttttttaacaccaacagctgtaggcatgaaagaactaagcacacgcaatcacgaccggcgcggcgagtccgaccgcgaaccgcacgcacgaccgtgcgagctccaaccagctcgaactcctcccgctctccgacaaataacgatgatgatgagtctacgccgacgcgatggcagaagtgaatgccaatctcgaaggccttgctttcgcaagcaattacgtcatacacgccatgtttgtgcaatacaaatctcaaaggcttatgcttttgtcaatagtaaatgccaatctcgaaggccttgctttcgcgggcagttacgtcatagacgccatctttgcaatttgaatctcgaaggccatgcttttgtttgcatcaattgaaagattctgttgcttgcgcctctcatgcggctaatattacggtcaaacgaggccaagctgcgtgaaaatgcaccatggcggctctctttggtagtcgctcggtcggctccgagcgtaCTTTgggacgtatcatacgggaacggtctgacagttacgacgtaacagcagggttcccaatacattgtatcctatgggagctatgccgggaccggcggaaaacgacgtaacagccgggaaaacgcagcagtgaggaacgtaacagcggggttctactgtattgatGCAACATCGAAAATCTTTTATATTGTTCACAATAAGTTTCCTAAACTTGTGGGGCTCAACATTCGTTTATTGACTGAGTCAGCAAACACACTTAGCAGTACTCAGTGGCATGGATACACCTCGTGCGTCCATATGGTTGCTACAGATATAAAATATTGTTCGCTGTTCTAACAAATCCGTGTTTTTTCTTACAATTTGCAaaagaaatacagtaaaaccatgttaattcaaagtcactgggactgtgaaaaaatCTTCGAATTAAACAGGCTTTCGAAtcaaccaaacatacaaaaagaggGATGCAAGAAACATTgcattactgaaagtaatcggaGGTGGTCatgtgctgtgcctgctagtttgcggctccaagggttatgtttaCCAGCAATACCCTTTCCCAATTTTTGCCGCCAAACCAGGGAAAGGGCAGGCCTCGCTCCTgcctacgcaaaaaaaaaaggacaaaaaaaagcaTGCCTGCGGGAAAGAAGTGTGCTTCACTGCTACACAGTGGTGACATGCAGGTAGAATGTCACCTACTGCGCACAGCGTCAGCGTGTCATGATGTGACCGTTCACCCATTCTTTCTTATAAAATAAAGAacttaataatgaccagtgtgacggaattcgctaTGCGTTCTGGGTGGAAAACATCATCActgaagttttcgaagtaggcattgcaggcaagtacttcgccagcagtgcaagcatgcaaattgccggagcaaccacCATTTCAAAGGTTCGCATATACCATGAATTCCGTCAAACCGTCctttattaattatttattttgccagaaagaatgggcaaatcatgacacgctgacGTTacgagaagcatgcgtcatgctgcccgcatgTCACTGCTGTGTTGCAATGAAGCGcatcttcttttccgcaggcacacatttcagttgaccacgacaccgcttttttttttttccttttcttccggAAGCTTCCCAACCACTGGCAACCCTGAGCGCTACTGGGTGTGCCCACGAACACGAGGTCCCAGTCATAAATTcccgattctgatgaaatttactctaggcctaggcattagactAGGATCAATTGCCTgaaagttagttttgtgaaaaaaaattttgttcgcctgaaaaaaatatatataaattttggccacaaaaaaaacacttttctggcaatttcgcaatttctgaattttgagcgcacctagggaaataGCAGTGCAGTTCTTGGTCACAGCATTTATTCccttcaaagaacaagtgaaatacaattttATGAGCCTATATTTTTTTACCTGTCGAAGCActcttaaagaaaaaaatcataaacatggcaaatcgcacaaaatatctGTATTTGCGGAATTTGTATTCGATTTGCAACACATAACGAACGGCACGGCCACTacgctgacttggtcacatgtgacACAGTGTAACttgttaccaaccaaaataatgcaacgtatTTTaacgcagaatggtagatgacgtccttgacttcaatcagggtgatttttaaaaaaattaaaaatggtctttttgaggaaactattttcaaacttcagcctttttggtaaaccacttacATTGCAGCCCAATTCTGAAGTAAAATGGAGAGCGATAAAACTACGAAAATTATTTTACAAGAGAGCACAAATATCGAAGTTCATATGTACAGAGTTTTACTATCCTCAGTTTAACATGttagcagcaataaattcctgaaatacaagtATTCTGTGCAACTTGCCATGTTtgtaattttttcttcaaaagtgcttcgaaaggtaagaaaaataataggctcataagattgtatttcacttgttctttgaaggGAATAATTACTGTGACGAAGAACTGCATTGGTCTTTCGCTAGGTGCGCTCACAATTCAGAAAtagcgaaattggcggaaaagtgttttttttgcggccgaaatttatgtactttttttcaggcgaacaaatttttttttcacaaaagttctgggtctaatgcctaggcctagagtaaatttcatcaaaatctggaATGGTGACCCGGGTcttcgtgttcgatcttatctggacacaacCTATGCTAGCGCAAGCAATGAAGGATAGACTACGGCCATCAAAAATATCGGAGAGTCGCTGTGCACTGCAAAGTCATTAATGCATATCGCCATGAAGCTGAAACGGCCTGTTTACCGCTGCTCACAGTTCCATTTAACAAATGTTTTTTAGCACCACACAAAtaaaaaactaacaaaaaaatACATTGACTTTCCGAGTAAACGATTCCCATTTACTGGAA harbors:
- the LOC119390575 gene encoding rRNA methyltransferase 1, mitochondrial-like yields the protein MPTTRLHQWCGGANHQGVCLDVSQLPVLQGETLLGSLDKSDVGENPGRPLWLFMDRIQDPMNFGAVLRSSCYFGVQKVFVPGKDSCRLSPTVSKASSGALELMDLYVLNAPEQFMTELKARGWWIMGTSSFYDSKRHASHSESVKLTWDLPPPDKPLLLIVGNEGLGIQPELSALCDSVLCVAPVSEDSPIGSLNVSVATGIVLHHLSLSRRS